The Anoplopoma fimbria isolate UVic2021 breed Golden Eagle Sablefish chromosome 1, Afim_UVic_2022, whole genome shotgun sequence region ACATCATTGTAACGCACTCAGACACATTAAAGAGATGGACTGCAGTGGACCACCCACTTAGCAGAGTTTGGTCACTTTTGGTCAACATCTTTTTCCCTGTGAGGTGACCCAGTGGTGCTGATGTTTGGTTGGATCCTTCAGGATATCAGCAGAAAGAGATATTTCCTGGGCTCTATATCTCTGAATGTTAGCTGATGTCCTAAAAGTCATGCGGCTATAACAGTCCTCTCGGTATGAATCGCTTTGGTCTGGTGTTATTATCGGATATGGTGACGCACGGTGTTGCTGCAGACAGCTGGGCAGATGGGAGCTTGAGCGCCCCCTACAGTCTGTGATGGGTACATACAATCTAATGGCATATAGAtcataataaacaaacacaggtaaaacagtttctctttctctctctctctctctctcacacgcccacctttctgtctgctttttaCTAAACATGCATTTAACAAGTACAATATATAGTTCAGACCACCTTGGAAATAGGTTGCTGTATgtgagctttttaaaaaaaaaatcatttttttgcagttttacacacaaaaccaaacttTCTTTCCTTTATATTATGTCTGAAGTGTAATGTGCATATCGTTTTATGACAGACTAAATAACAAACCAAACTGATTCAACCCCAatcatttcagtattttgtatttgtttgcaaTGTTGTCGAAAAACAGCTGTTACCTATTATCAAGTCGGTTTTTCAAGCAGCTAATTATTTGGGTTTTACAGACACTGATGCATGTTAAATGGACGGTAACAAAACATGAGATTAAGCTTCACAACGGGCCGAAGCACAAGCTCGAACATGCGTCTGTAGAAACgtcttccccttttttcttgCCCTTTCTTGTTGAGTTTCTGGGTGTTGTGCTGGTTAAGGCTTAAACGTCATTAAGCTCACCATTGTATGGTATAATGACTCTGAGCGTGCTTGCAGGCCAAAGAGAACGGATTTCAGAGAAAACCTGCAGTGGAGTATTCTGAGTCAAAATTTGGTCCTGTACATGATTTTTACTGCTTTTCATGTGCATTCAGATTCATTCACCCACTGATGCAAGTGAAGGAGATGGAATGAATTAACAGGATGTTCATTTTACATTGttcttttatataaatacagtactaATGAAAAGAAAGGATAGATAGATAAGGCATGGTCATTTTTCTAGGCTGTTTCCACTGGACACATTTTGGATTCAGTGACACTTAAGTATCAGCATTGACCTATCCAGATAAAGTGTCAGTGTTTCCCTCTGTCCCTTTATGTCCATTGGTTTAGAAGTGACATCAATGTCCTCCTCAAATAACTAcagtggacattttttttttcctttttccttgaAAATCTTTTCAGCACACAACTCCTCAAAgggcctctgctgctgctgcaggcgTCACCATACACCAAAGCTGagcatattttctctctttgtgtctcttctcAGTTTCCTTGGAAGATAACAAGGAGATGATTCATGGCTCTACATGGCAGCGAGAAACCGCATTCACATCACTGTTAACAGCACCTTGTCGAAACACTGAAGAATGTATGCATGCATAGAACCAGAAACCTGCAGTTAAACCAAAAAATGTCAGCACCCATGGGAGCCTGAGTCTTCAAAATGAGCTTGGGCTTCCTCCACCTCTTGGAGCAAGTCCTGGCAAGTTGACTGAGGGGCAAATCCAGACATGCTAGTGAAGGAGGCAACTGAACTCACATCaataatccctttttttttttacactgatgCACCTATTTTTGGCAGAGGAGATAGAGAGATATTTAACTAATaacttttatttcacacaaaaaaaaaacccgacGACAACTCAGACGTTGCTCTATTTAAGGACACTATTAAACAGAAAGAGGAACTAAAGCAAAAGTAAAGTTCAGGGTGGATGCAATTGCAACAGAAAGCAGAAAGGCCTCTGGCAATGGCTCACCTTGTTGAGCCAGTAGGTTGAGTCGACTGCACAAGATATAATCGTCCTTTCTACAGCCatcaaagaaaagacaaacacacctTCAACGTTGCGACACCTCTCTCTATAAACCATTTCCTGTCCCCAGTCCATTTATCGACTGCTCTATGCATCACTGAGGAAATGCTAACAATGCTAAACACACTGCACCCAGTCAGTTAATCAGTACGGTGACAACAAGTTTTAATTGGTTCACAGCTGATTTTTGTCCCAAAATAGCTTCCATCAAATTATAGCTTtactatataaaataaatacagaatgagacagctttgaaaataaataccaaaATCTACAGTGTATATTTTGCGACAAATTTAGATTTAGatcatttttggaaataagtgaataaaaaacaaattgaagccaatatcatttaaaaaggcACTTAGAAGTTTTTGCTAAAAgctcaaatatgtattttgtaacTTGTCCAAGCAGATGGcaaaaaaatgctaaactaaTTTCAACTCACCAACTTAAAAATTCAGTTTAGTCCATTCTGCTGAGAGCATTTATTGCATCTATAGTTCACTGCTGCTGATTGCTTAGATCTTGAAGATAGCAGGCGTTTATAGTTTTAAAGGGGACTAAACTCATTTTACTGGACAATAAAGTGGTTGGTAATACAGAATGCACTGATGGGAGGGATGATCACTGTGGGCCACACGCGCCCCAAGTCAGAATTTCTTCTGGTTCCGAGAGCGACTGTTTGCCGAGGATGCACGCTGCTTGTGATGGTTTGAGACTCTCACTTCCCTTGTCTGAAAACAGTGGAAAAAGATAAGTAACAAAACATGTTCAGCAAAGTCCTATTATGTGTTGAAGCAAGCAACAAATCCTTTAGAAATTCATACTTACAGAGGGTGGATCAATAAGTACGAAGCCACACGTGCCAGGATCCCCCCCCACGTGTTCACGCACACCTGCAAAGAGTCACAGGCAGGAGTGGTTGTTCTGTATAGAAATGCCGACACATTTAATGGCCTAATACAAACAGCCTTTACAAAGTGCTCACAGTACAGCTGGTGGTTTAGTCTgtccagagagaggaggatttTCTGCTCTTCCAAGGAAATGGCAGTCAGTCCCTGCTGCTGGCTGCGCTGCTGCACTGTGCCAGGCCTCTGTGTTTGGGCTGTTTCCACGGCAGCCACAATGTCCGTTTCATCCAGCAGGCCCCCAGCATGTCCTCCGGCCAGGTGTAACTGGGCCGCACTCATCAAACCTGAAAGCACAGTCAAAGTCACTTCAAAGGCTTTCGTTTGTTGTGGCTTTTTATGGatttatgtgtaaaataaagaatttcTGGTGTCTCTGTTGTACTGCAACCAAAATATTGAGAACAGTATTGGCTCAGActattcattttacttttatgtcTTTTGGGTTCTTTTCAGTTTAAAAGCATGAACACAGAGTCACAGTGAACACTATACCTTCATATGGAAAGGCCATGTTGTAAGTACTGGAAAGCGGTCTGACTGGCTCCGTGGTCTGTTTTGTCggctacaaaaaaacaaattaaacatttgtacGTCTTAGATGAATCGTCATGTAGTTTATAGTACACTCCCCAAAAACACTTGGTGACAGGCATAAAGGACAGGTAGAGCAagttgtaaacaaaaacaatcatgcATCAACGCTTATTTTTGGTAAAACCCTGACAACTCAAGTCCATCCGGAAAGTCTTGTCTTGAGGAGCATAAACTGTGGCGTCTAGTAGGTTTTACAAACACGGACGAGAACTGATTCAACAAGTTCAAACACACCCATTTACTGATCTTTAGTAATTATTCTCACTCTTCTTACCCACGGGGCGCATGCTGAATATACCTGAGAGGGCGGAGGAAGCCTTCTGCTCCCCGAGCCAGGAggctgtctgctctgctccacGCAGGGTTTCCTCACAGCTCGCCCGCTGTCCAGGGCCTGTCTGCGAAGCATGTTCTTTGCTGAAAgaatcattaaatcattaaaataacacaaaaacacacaattacatCGACATAAATGCTAATTACGTGGTAAGCTAAGGCTCTGTGGTCCTCTACAGAGGATACACAACAAAATAGTTTCCATCTTTAGCCTGCAGTAAAGATGACTGAAAATCACAAGAGATGATGATGAGCTTGCGATTGAGAACTGCATGTGTACATTATTTTTCCTCAAtatccaaaaaaagaaaccacttTCTAATATTTCACTGCAATTGATGTTTCTCGCTCTATTTGTTTTGCCAAAAGTAATGTTGCAAGCTAAATTCAATGTTTTATAGCTCAGCCTGGAGCTGTGCAATTTTAAATGATAGTGTGTTTATACATGAAGAAGCTCAGATTAAGTATGTTTTTAAGTGATTacattaaaagtacatttttagtATTCTCTGATCCATTGGGAAAATGTGGCTTTAGTTACAACGTTTGATCTCAGCAGTAGAAAAGGTAAGACAGAAGACACTCGTTTCTGATAAGACTATCATCGCTGACGGCAACATGAGACTGATTGGCACTGGTTTGAGTAAACAAACAGTAAACCCTTGTGAGGCGATATATTTTTAGGGTCAACTAAGTCCACTTTTCTAAATATTACTGGATTACTTTTTCCACAAGATAAGTAATCAGACTTCAACTTCTCGGACATTTCAATATCATAACATGAGCTGACGCAAAAAGAACGGTGTGTCAGTTATTATACGGATCGCtttcaataaatgtataaaaagtggCAAACATTTAGTGCCAAAGAGGACGTGGCATATTGATGCAAATTACGAAAAATGGCTTTCCAGTTAAAAAGGGATCTCTTGGGAATATTAAGCAACTTTGTGAATTGGCAGTCACACAAACATCATGCAGCTCATTCactgcatttttctttcaatgtGATTAGGCGGACGGATAAAATAGACGGATTCAAAGGATCACTGTGAAAGTTTTATGAAAGCATAAACAGGAGCAGTGAAGTTTGATAGCTAATCGGTAAAACCCAAATAGGCTTTACAGGAACCGCATGTAAATCTAAATGACACATCTCTGGAGACTCAAACCTGAGCTGTGTAAGGGGCTGTCAGCCGAAATATACTTTACCCTCCTTGGTGGCTAAGGCACTGCGGACACCGTGCCAGAGCTGTGAGATCTCCTCATCTGTGGGAGTGCAACCCAAACAGAGGCCCCTGTCATTGCACACCatccctcttcttctgctgctgcagccctGAGTCTCCTGATGGCCTGAGCTGGGCGTGCCCTTCGTGTTGCTCTTTGAGGCAGAGTGGGTGCACGAGGGTGGCAGTGGTGTGTACATAACAGTGCTATCTGTTCTCATGACGTCCTGGGTGTGAGGTGAGAAAAAGCCTTCCGAGTCGTCCTTGTGCAGGGCCTGCTCAGCCAGAGCATGTTTACAGTTGACACTGGCCCGATCCACGCCATATGGAGCCTTAGCGATGACCGACGTCTTTTCTAAATCCATCCTTGGGGGTGGGCGGGGCACCATGATCTTCCCTTGGGTTTTGGCAATCTGACTCACCTCTGTGGCAGATTGAGGTCGTATGACAGTGCCCTTTCTAGTCCGCGAGGAAACAGGACCCGCTCCGGCTCTCGCAGAGCGCTCTCTCCGAGGGACCTTGGGGCCACCGGTCCTGGTGCTGCTCCGCACCACCTTGACCTCGTCTGCTCGTTCTTGGTGCAAGCTGACTTGAACCCCGACATCTGCCCACGCTTGCTTTGTAAAGTGATAACCAGTGGAGGCTGGAGGGGTCATGCAAGGTCCAGGCTTGGAAGCCCCTGAGACTGTGGTGAGACTTAGCTGGTGGTCCTCTGAGTTGTTATTGGAGTGACAAAGATTGGAAGACTTGCCTTTCATCTGTCTCATTGTGTTCTTCTCTCTGGCCTCCTTCTCCACATGTACCTCATCAAACCAACGCAGCTTCTTTTTGACAGCGTTGCTGCCCTCCACACCCTTAGTTTTTGTCCTTGTCAACTCAACGCTATCTCTGATCGCTAAGGCTACTTGTTTTGCAAAAATCAAATGTCCCGAACCAAACCCACGCGCTGTATCTCCTGACATGTATTTGGACGGCTTTTTGAGGATTCCTTTAATGAATCGTACTTCACACACCGAATGAGACTTCCTTACAGAAACAGGCACATTTTGAGCTTCCTCCTCAGGACACTTAAGGCACTTAAGAGTGTCAGACTGAATGTTCGACAAGCATCCGTGTTGCAACGATGCTGCATTTAGGGGCTTCTCGACTTTGGGGTCTGGGTTTGAAACCTTATTGAGGTTGTTTATGGAAGCACTAGGCTCTTTCTGTGATGACAGATTGTACGTTTCTTTTCCTGTTTGCTGAAGAGTTCCCTCTCGTGATGCATTATCTGTTGCGCTATCGTTCAAGAAAATATTGGGCTTTGGAGGAGGCCAGaacaaaatgtctttgctgttgcCATTTTGAGCAGGCAAAAGAATTTCTGTTGCTGACGGATGTTTTAATTGTCTGTCATCATGGACCCCCTTCTGCCTGAGTCCTAACAGAGCCTCCTGTTTAGGACATGAAGAATCAAGTGCTGTGTTGCCGGGGGCAACTCTGTTTGTAGCGATGACGTTGTCACTGGGACTGTTTTGTGAGTTTACCTCAAAGTGCTCTTGGCCTGCACTAACAATTTCACAAGGAGTGAATGAGTTGCAGTTGTGCAGAGCGGGCTGAGTCTCTGTTTTGGGAGTGAACCCCCATGAAGCTTTGGAAACGTGTATATTATTGTCAGGCCCTTCAGAGTCCGCTTGTTTTTTCTGCTTAGGTTCGTGCAGTTTTCTTGATTGGGCTAAGTTATCACCAAGAAGCACCGTGGCTGAGAAAGAAGTTAGGTCTGATGGTGGACACAAATCATTTTGCTTTCTCAGTCCTGGATGGGGCTTCTCTGAGTCAAACAAGAATGACGAATAGGAATACTGGAGATTTTTTGTGCTGTGGTTGTGGTCCTCATTCTGTAAACTGTCCTTACTTGAAAGGCTTTCGGAATTGCAGCAATCTGACAGCTGGCTGTCCTGAAATATGGAAGCAGAAATGAGTTgatgaatagaaaataataatgtgatttaCATGCTCCAAATACACTCAATACAGGGGGGAAATACAGAtctaaaataaaagttgtttttgctTAAGGGTGGAAAACAGAAATTGAAATTTTAGGTCAGCATCAACAAAGCTGA contains the following coding sequences:
- the cep126 gene encoding centrosomal protein of 126 kDa — protein: MQDVQGTFFYHSNFRLGADGGLEGERQLLVEEQKLCRSRARKFSLDTNRRRRALEERQKQRDVQEQQLIENILKQRRQRVQDATERFQRAHLPPSQRRRQSFRRNVPNIEDALNQIQGSSSSFTQQSSFLSSNYNIIRSSTPSPKPPTVSKSSHRQALSAVEAYSKLLQEQSMTCFKSSQQTEKTQEKQHDHSPQDSQLSDCCNSESLSSKDSLQNEDHNHSTKNLQYSYSSFLFDSEKPHPGLRKQNDLCPPSDLTSFSATVLLGDNLAQSRKLHEPKQKKQADSEGPDNNIHVSKASWGFTPKTETQPALHNCNSFTPCEIVSAGQEHFEVNSQNSPSDNVIATNRVAPGNTALDSSCPKQEALLGLRQKGVHDDRQLKHPSATEILLPAQNGNSKDILFWPPPKPNIFLNDSATDNASREGTLQQTGKETYNLSSQKEPSASINNLNKVSNPDPKVEKPLNAASLQHGCLSNIQSDTLKCLKCPEEEAQNVPVSVRKSHSVCEVRFIKGILKKPSKYMSGDTARGFGSGHLIFAKQVALAIRDSVELTRTKTKGVEGSNAVKKKLRWFDEVHVEKEAREKNTMRQMKGKSSNLCHSNNNSEDHQLSLTTVSGASKPGPCMTPPASTGYHFTKQAWADVGVQVSLHQERADEVKVVRSSTRTGGPKVPRRERSARAGAGPVSSRTRKGTVIRPQSATEVSQIAKTQGKIMVPRPPPRMDLEKTSVIAKAPYGVDRASVNCKHALAEQALHKDDSEGFFSPHTQDVMRTDSTVMYTPLPPSCTHSASKSNTKGTPSSGHQETQGCSSRRRGMVCNDRGLCLGCTPTDEEISQLWHGVRSALATKEAKNMLRRQALDSGRAVRKPCVEQSRQPPGSGSRRLPPPSQPTKQTTEPVRPLSSTYNMAFPYEGLMSAAQLHLAGGHAGGLLDETDIVAAVETAQTQRPGTVQQRSQQQGLTAISLEEQKILLSLDRLNHQLYCVREHVGGDPGTCGFVLIDPPSTREVRVSNHHKQRASSANSRSRNQKKF